In one Tachysurus fulvidraco isolate hzauxx_2018 chromosome 16, HZAU_PFXX_2.0, whole genome shotgun sequence genomic region, the following are encoded:
- the LOC113644351 gene encoding 1-phosphatidylinositol 4,5-bisphosphate phosphodiesterase beta-1 isoform X5 — protein sequence MAGSQPGVHALKLKPVAVPESLRSGNKFMKWEDDSTIVTPVTLRVDPKGYFLYWTDQNKETDLLDIANIKDARTGRYSRIPKDVKVREQLGVSGVVGKIENRLLTVVTGTDMVNVTFLNFMAFQEEVAKEWSEELFSLASNLLIQNMSRESCIEKVYTRLVLQLTPEGFIPVKNIFRVFSADRKRVENGLEICGLPSGRNDLIPQEQFTPDIFRVFLNNICPRKDIDTIFSEIGAKSRPYLTVDQMTDFINNKQRDPRLNEILYPPLKPEQVQALVEKFEPDIMLYRRGQISVEGFARYLNGEENSIIPPEKLDQSEDMTLPLSHYFTNSSHNTYLTAGQLAGNSSVEMYRQVLLSGCRCVELDCWKGRTAEEEPIITHGFTMTTEIPFKEVIEAIAESAFKTSPFPVILSFENHVDSPKQQAKMAEYCRSIFGDALLTEPLEKYALEPGCPLPSPIDLLGKILIKNKKNSHKHEGSTKKKLCEQTSNTYSDSSSVCEQSSPSAGSTNHDVPDSSQPNSETGSDSRVQGRKYIGDVDAESEDEDDEDDDCKKSMDEGTAGSEAFATEEMSNLVNYIQPVKFTSFESSKKSNKSYHMSSFVETKALEQLTKSPVEFVEYNKLQLSRIYPKGTRVDSSNYMPQVFWNAGCQLVALNFQTLDLAMQLNLGMFEYNGKCGYRLKPEFMRRPDKNFDPFTESTVDGIVAHTISVKIISGQFLSDKKVGTYVEVEMFGLPVDTRRKAFRTKTSPGNALNPVWDEEPIVFKKVVLPTLASLRIAVYEDSGRIIGHRIIPVNAIRPGYHYIGLRNEKNQTLTLPSVFVYTEVKDYVPDTFADVIEALSNPIRYINLMEQRANQLAALTQEEGGQDVNIKEFDACGELVSESVSEAQRPPAENGMSPTPLISPKPPSLVSHHAHSTGSVKPAVKTEDVIQSVLTEMEAQTLEELKQQKAFVREQKKQYKELKDLVKKHHKKTTDMIKEHTAKQSELQGEFQRRQSALHKSGKRDGKKRFRASSVCCGSGAGRSGGGEHTETVRAEGSTAASAAHSQTRPVLQ from the exons gaTGTTAAAGTGCGGGAACAGCTAGGTGTGTCCGGAGTGGTGGGAAAGATTGAGAACAGACTTCTGACAGTGGTGACTGGTACAGATATGGTGAACGTCACATTCCTGAACTTTATGGCCTTCCAAGAAGAGGTGGCTAAG GAGTGGTCAGAGGAACTCTTCAGCTTGGCTTCCAACCTCCTGATCCAAAACATGTCCCGGGAGTCCTGTATAGAAAAAGT GTATACTAGACTAGTGCTACAGCTCACTCCTGAGGGATTTATTCCTGTGAAGAA CATCTTCCGTGTGTTTTCGGCAGACAGGAAGCGGGTTGAGAATGGACTGGAGATCTGCGGCCTTCCCTCAGGGAGA AATGACTTAATTCCCCAGGAACAGTTCACTCCAGATATATTCAGAGTGTTCCTCAATAACATTTGTCCCCGGAAGGACATCGATACCATCTTCTCTGAAAT TGGTGCTAAGAGCAGGCCATACCTCACAGTAGATCAGATGACTGACTTCATCAACAACAAGCAGCGGGACCCTCGACTCAACGAGATCCTGTACCCTCCACTGAAGCCCGAGCAAGTGCAGGCGTTGGTGGAGAAATTTGAACCTGACATCATGCTCTATCGAAGAG GGCAGATCTCTGTGGAGGGGTTTGCAAGGTATCTGAATGGAGAAGAGAATAGCATCATCCCTCCAGAGAAATTGGACCAAAGTGAGGACATGACACTTCCTTTGTCCCACTACTTCACCAACTCCTCCCACAACACGTACCTCACAG CGGGACAGCTGGCAGGAAACTCCTCGGTGGAGATGTACAGGCAGGTGCTACTGTCAGGCTGCCGCTGTGTGGAGCTGGACTGCTGGAAGGGACGCACAGCTGAAGAGGAGCCCATTATCACCCACGGCTTCACCATGACCACTGAGATCCCCTTTAAG GAAGTGATTGAGGCCATTGCTGAGAGTGCTTTCAAGACATCTCCTTTTCCTGTCATCCTCTCATTTGAGAACCATGTGGACTC CCCCAAGCAGCAAGCTAAGATGGCTGAGTACTGCAGATCAATATTTGGAGATGCTCTGCTTACAGAGCCACTGGAGAAATATGCA CTGGAACCAGGATGCCCTCTGCCCAGTCCCATAGATCTCTTGGGTAAAATTCTCATCAAGAACAAGAAAAATTCCCACAAGCATGAGGGCAGCACAAAGAAGAAGCTCTGTGAGCAGACCTCTAATACCTACAGCGATTcatccagtgtgtgtgagcagtctTCTCCAAGCGCAG GCTCCACAAATCATGACGTGCCAGACTCCAGTCAGCCGAACTCAGAGACAGGCAGTGACAGCAGGGTACAGGGGAGAAAATATATTG GTGACGTTGATGCCGAAAGTGAGGACGAGGATGATGAAGACGATGACTGTAAAAAGTCCATGGATGAG GGGACAGCAGGAAGTGAAGCATTTGCAACTGAGGAGATGTCCAACTTAGTCAACTATATCCAGCCAGTCAAGTTCACCTCGTTTGAATCATCTAAAA AGTCCAATAAAAGTTATCACATGTCATCATTTGTGGAGACAAAGGCACTTGAGCAGCTGACAAAGTCTCCAGTGGAGTTTGTGGA GTATAACAAGCTCCAGCTTAGCCGAATCTACCCCAAAGGCACTCGGGTTGATTCCTCCAACTACATGCCCCAAGTTTTCTGGAACGCTGGATGTCAGCTTGTGGCACTGAACTTCCAGACTTTAG ATCTAGCCATGCAGCTGAACCTGGGCATGTTTGAGTACAATGGAAAATGTGGCTACAGGCTGAAGCCTGAGTTTATGAGAAGACCTGATAAAAACTTTGACCCCTTCACTGAGAGCACAGTGGATGGGATTGTAGCACACACAATTTCAGTGAAG ATAATTTCAGGACAGTTTCTGTCAGATAAAAAGGTTGGCACCTATGTGGAAGTGGAAATGTTTGGCCTCCCAGTGGACACAAGAAGGAAAGCATTTCGGACAAAGACATCCCCAGGCAATGCTCTTAACCCTGTGTGGGATGAGGAGCCCATAGTCTTTAAGAAG GTGGTTCTTCCCACTCTTGCATCTTTGAGAATAGCTGTCTATGAGGACAGTGGGAGGATTATTGGTCATCGGATCATCCCGGTGAACGCCATCCGGCCTG GTTACCATTACATTGGGCTGAGGAATGAGAAGAACCAGACACTAACGCTTCCTTCTGTTTTTGTCTACACTGAAGTAAAAGATTATGTTCCTGATACCTTTGCAG ATGTGATTGAGGCACTGTCCAATCCCATCCGCTATATCAACCTGATGGAACAGAGAGCCAATCAGCTTGCAGCTCTCACCCAGGAAGAGGGAGGGCAAGATGTGAACATCAAAGAG TTCGATGCATGTGGGGAGCTTGTATCAGAGTCGGTCAGCGAGGCCCAACGCCCTCCAGCTGAGAATGGAATGAGCCCTACTCCTCTCATCTCACCAAAACCACCTTCACTGGTCAGCCATCATGCCCACTCCACAG GATCTGTGAAACCAGCTGTTAAGACTGAAGATGTGATTCAGAGTGTTTTGACAG agatgGAAGCTCAGACACTGGAGGAATTGAAGCAGCAGAAGGCTTTTGTGAGGGAGCAGAAGAAACAGTATAAAGAGCTAAAGGATCTGGTAAAGAAGCACCATAAGAAAACCACAGACATGATCAAAGAGCACACAGCCAAACAAAGTGAGCTGCAGGGCGAATTCCAGCGCAGGCAGTCTGCCCTGCATAAGAGTGGCAAACGAGATGGTAAGAAAAG GTTCAGAGCAAGCTCTGTCTGCTGTGGATCAGGAGCTGGCCGCTCTGGAGgaggagaacacacagagactgTGCGAGCTGAAGGATCAACAGCAGCATCAGCTGCTCACTCTCAGACAAGACCAGTACTACAGTGA